The following coding sequences are from one Arthrobacter sp. 24S4-2 window:
- a CDS encoding PDZ domain-containing protein: protein MTITQGDQTPGDPADQGSGRSTPGLLSRWSTSGRPSSGRPTSRRAKERDNRYAAMVASGLIALALGITAASLPVPYVVESPGPTFNTLANDNGKPVISVAGREVFPAKGNLDLTTVYVNGGPNGPVSVFEAFSGWLDRSKAVYPEELIFPSGVTKEESQQESAVAMATSQENAVASALKELNIPFEQKLLVADLADQSASAGKLQAGDVFSTVNGKPVTSLTVVQEELAAGRGKPATVVVNRNGAPVTETITPAENSAGKFILGVLLKYEFKFPFEVKISLDKVGGPSAGMMFALGIIDTVTPGDLTGGKHIAGTGTITPDGIVGSIGGIAQKMYGAREDGATVFLAPAANCAEVMGHIPDGMQVVKVENLAEAREAVTAVGAGGDTSGLPGCTSN from the coding sequence TTGACAATTACTCAGGGTGACCAGACTCCAGGGGATCCGGCGGACCAGGGCAGCGGCAGGAGCACTCCCGGCCTGCTGTCCCGGTGGTCCACATCGGGCCGCCCATCATCGGGCCGGCCAACGTCCCGCCGCGCCAAGGAGCGCGATAACCGGTACGCGGCCATGGTGGCTTCCGGGCTGATTGCGCTGGCGCTGGGCATCACGGCTGCCAGCCTTCCGGTTCCCTATGTGGTGGAGTCACCGGGACCGACGTTCAATACGCTCGCCAACGACAACGGCAAACCCGTGATCAGCGTGGCGGGCCGCGAGGTGTTTCCTGCGAAGGGAAACCTCGACCTCACCACCGTTTACGTCAACGGCGGCCCCAACGGTCCGGTGAGTGTGTTCGAAGCCTTCTCCGGGTGGCTGGACAGGTCCAAGGCTGTCTACCCCGAGGAACTCATCTTTCCCAGCGGCGTAACCAAGGAGGAATCCCAACAGGAGAGCGCCGTCGCCATGGCCACTTCACAGGAGAATGCCGTCGCATCCGCCCTGAAGGAACTGAACATTCCGTTTGAGCAGAAGCTGTTGGTCGCCGACCTCGCGGACCAGTCTGCCTCAGCCGGCAAGCTTCAGGCCGGTGACGTTTTTTCCACAGTGAACGGCAAGCCCGTAACGTCACTGACCGTGGTTCAGGAAGAACTGGCCGCCGGACGCGGGAAGCCGGCTACCGTCGTCGTCAACCGCAACGGTGCGCCGGTCACCGAAACCATCACTCCCGCCGAGAATTCCGCGGGCAAATTTATCCTTGGTGTGCTGTTGAAGTACGAATTCAAGTTTCCGTTCGAGGTCAAGATTTCCCTCGACAAGGTTGGTGGCCCCAGCGCCGGAATGATGTTTGCCCTGGGCATCATCGACACGGTGACGCCGGGGGACCTGACCGGCGGAAAACACATCGCCGGAACCGGCACGATCACTCCCGACGGCATTGTGGGATCCATCGGCGGTATCGCCCAGAAGATGTACGGGGCCCGTGAAGACGGAGCCACGGTATTCCTGGCCCCGGCAGCCAACTGCGCAGAAGTGATGGGGCACATCCCGGACGGCATGCAGGTGGTGAAAGTCGAGAACCTGGCAGAGGCCCGGGAAGCGGTGACGGCGGTCGGCGCAGGGGGCGACACATCCGGCCTTCCGGGCTGCACCAGCAACTAG
- a CDS encoding zinc-dependent metalloprotease — MTSNPLNPSNGDDDTPKDPLAEMLQNLMGGKGMGDIDPAELAKAAGLPNDPNLLAQMFSQVQAMMSTSSEGPVNWQLAHENARRVAASGSDPSVTAQQSREIDEALRLAELWLDQVTELPATGLIGRAWSRAEWVEETLGTWKRLTEPVANSIANALSTAMTEQMPEEMKSMMGGASSMLQNMGGAIFGMQLGQAIGALSAEVVSSTDIGVPLADLEMALLPANVAKFGEGLSLPENDIRLFLAVREAAHARLFVQVPWLRGHLLGAIEAYARGIHIDTSKIEELAREIDPSNPEGIQEALSQGVFMPQRTPAQEQALEKLETALALVEGWVDELTAAATEKFLPSASALRETVRRRRATGGPAEHAFSSLVGLELRPRRLREAATLWASLKEERGTEGRDAIWHHPDLLPTGEDLDDPQGFSARRKLAEANDTEVDDALQKLLSGGFDEPAKDDEGSGNDDGETPKA, encoded by the coding sequence ATGACCTCCAACCCACTCAATCCGTCCAATGGCGACGACGACACCCCGAAGGATCCGCTTGCGGAAATGCTTCAGAACCTCATGGGTGGCAAGGGCATGGGTGACATAGACCCCGCCGAACTGGCCAAAGCCGCGGGACTTCCTAACGACCCGAACCTCCTGGCCCAGATGTTCTCGCAGGTGCAGGCAATGATGAGCACCTCCTCCGAGGGCCCGGTGAATTGGCAGCTCGCGCACGAGAACGCCCGCCGGGTGGCTGCGAGCGGGTCCGACCCGTCCGTCACCGCTCAACAGTCCCGTGAAATCGACGAGGCACTGCGCCTGGCCGAGTTGTGGCTCGACCAGGTAACGGAACTTCCCGCCACCGGCCTGATCGGCAGGGCATGGTCCCGGGCCGAGTGGGTCGAGGAGACCCTCGGTACGTGGAAGCGGCTCACTGAGCCGGTGGCCAACAGTATTGCCAATGCGCTGTCCACTGCCATGACCGAACAGATGCCCGAAGAAATGAAGTCGATGATGGGCGGGGCGTCATCCATGTTGCAGAACATGGGCGGTGCCATCTTTGGCATGCAGCTCGGCCAGGCCATCGGCGCCCTCTCCGCTGAAGTGGTGAGCTCAACGGACATCGGCGTTCCGCTCGCCGACCTCGAAATGGCGCTCCTCCCGGCCAACGTGGCCAAGTTCGGCGAAGGCCTCAGCCTGCCCGAGAACGACATCCGGCTTTTCCTGGCCGTCCGGGAAGCCGCCCACGCCCGGCTTTTCGTCCAGGTGCCCTGGCTCCGCGGCCACCTCCTCGGGGCCATCGAGGCCTACGCCCGCGGCATCCACATCGACACTTCAAAGATCGAAGAGCTGGCCCGGGAGATCGACCCGAGCAACCCCGAAGGCATCCAGGAGGCACTCTCCCAGGGCGTGTTCATGCCCCAGCGGACCCCGGCCCAGGAACAGGCACTCGAAAAACTCGAAACCGCGCTGGCCCTGGTGGAGGGCTGGGTGGACGAACTGACTGCTGCGGCCACGGAGAAGTTCCTGCCCTCGGCGTCGGCACTCCGCGAGACAGTCCGGCGGCGCCGCGCCACCGGCGGCCCGGCCGAACATGCCTTCTCCTCCCTGGTGGGACTGGAGCTGCGGCCCCGGCGCCTCCGCGAAGCTGCCACCTTGTGGGCCTCCCTCAAGGAAGAACGTGGCACCGAAGGCCGGGACGCCATCTGGCACCACCCCGACCTGCTGCCCACCGGCGAGGACCTGGACGATCCGCAGGGGTTCAGTGCACGCCGCAAACTCGCCGAAGCGAACGACACCGAGGTGGATGACGCCCTGCAGAAGCTGCTGAGCGGCGGATTCGATGAACCGGCCAAGGACGACGAAGGATCCGGGAACGACGACGGGGAGACCCCTAAGGCCTAG
- a CDS encoding UPF0182 family protein: MSRPASSTPPGRPQPRRGALTPTLIVVALVVVGFIFFANVWTDVLWYQQLGFFEVFLTENLSRIAIFVAGFVLMFVAMFYAIRIAYHARPVYAPDSEIRDNLNRYQAQLEPVRRVVMIGLPILFGLFAGSAAASQWQKVLLFFNQVPFGQNDPQFNLDISFYLMTLPFLGFVTGFLISVAIVAGIAGILTHYLYGSIRIMERGIFTSRAAQIHLAVTGAAFLLLLGVNFWLDRYSAVQNSGGRWAGALYTDVNAVIPTKSILAVAAALVAILFIVAAVIGKWRLPVIGTAMLVITSILAGGVYPWVIQQFQVRPSEQTLEKPFIERNISMTRSAYGLDKIQEKRYNATTNATTGALAPDAQTTANIRLLDPNLISDAFAQLEQYRPYYQFPSALNVDRYEVDGKVQDTVIAVRELNPDGLSANQQSWLNRHVVYTHGYGVVAAKGNKFTADGKPEFLQAGIPSTGVLGTDATYQPRIYFGENSPEYSIVGAPDGAPHREQDRPAGKEGDGETQYTFTGNGGPNVGSFFNKVLYAVKFQSSDLLLSDGVNADSQILYDRNPRDRVEKVAPYLTVDGNAYPAVVDGRVKWIVDGYTTSQYYPYSQQEQLSAATADSQTTAGRTVALPNSSVNYIRNSVKATVDAYDGSVTLYAWDDQDPVLKAWQNIFPTSLKPYSEMSGALMSHVRYPEDLFKVQRELLGRYHVTQPDNFYTNNDAWSVPNDPTVKDEVKQPPFYMSLKMPDQDKPAFQLTSSFIPQVVNGTARNVLYGFLAADSDAGNQKGVKAESYGQLRLLQIPPEAQVPGPGQAQNKFNSDPTVSQALNLLRQGASAVLNGNLLTLPVGGGLLYVQPVYLRSTGETSYPTLQRVLVAFGDKIGFAATLDEALNQLFGGQSGAQAGDFANNGQTPPATGGSTPPATGSTDAKADLKAALDEANAAIKAGQDALAKGDFAGYGEQQKKLSAALQKAIDAEAKLGTGSAAPTQGATPAPTAAPSAAASPSSSPGN, encoded by the coding sequence TTGTCCCGTCCCGCCAGCTCCACTCCGCCCGGAAGACCCCAGCCAAGGCGAGGTGCCTTGACGCCGACGTTGATCGTCGTTGCCCTGGTTGTGGTCGGATTCATCTTCTTCGCCAACGTCTGGACCGACGTTCTCTGGTATCAGCAGCTCGGTTTCTTTGAAGTGTTCCTGACGGAGAACCTCTCGAGGATCGCCATTTTCGTGGCTGGATTCGTCCTGATGTTCGTGGCGATGTTCTACGCCATCCGAATCGCCTATCACGCCCGTCCCGTCTATGCCCCGGACTCGGAAATCAGGGACAACCTGAACCGCTACCAGGCGCAGCTGGAACCCGTGCGCCGGGTGGTCATGATCGGCCTGCCGATACTGTTCGGTCTCTTTGCCGGGAGCGCCGCCGCCAGCCAGTGGCAGAAAGTGCTGCTCTTTTTCAATCAGGTGCCGTTCGGCCAGAACGATCCCCAGTTCAACCTGGACATCAGCTTCTACCTCATGACGCTGCCCTTCCTGGGTTTCGTCACCGGCTTCCTGATCAGCGTCGCCATCGTGGCGGGCATTGCCGGCATCCTTACCCACTATCTCTATGGCAGCATCCGGATCATGGAGCGCGGCATCTTCACCAGCCGCGCTGCCCAGATCCACCTCGCCGTGACGGGTGCGGCCTTCCTTCTGCTGCTTGGCGTGAACTTCTGGCTGGACCGCTATTCCGCTGTCCAGAACTCCGGCGGCCGCTGGGCCGGTGCCTTGTACACGGATGTGAACGCGGTCATTCCGACGAAGTCGATCCTGGCCGTTGCCGCCGCGCTCGTGGCAATCCTGTTCATCGTTGCCGCCGTGATCGGCAAATGGCGGCTGCCCGTAATCGGCACGGCCATGCTGGTCATTACGTCCATCCTTGCCGGCGGTGTCTACCCGTGGGTCATCCAGCAGTTCCAGGTGCGCCCGTCCGAACAGACGCTTGAAAAGCCGTTCATTGAGCGGAACATCAGCATGACCCGTTCTGCCTACGGCCTGGATAAGATCCAGGAAAAGCGCTACAACGCCACCACCAATGCCACCACCGGCGCGCTGGCACCGGACGCACAGACCACTGCCAATATCCGGCTCCTGGACCCTAACCTGATTTCGGACGCGTTCGCCCAGCTTGAGCAGTACCGGCCCTATTACCAGTTCCCAAGCGCGCTGAACGTCGACCGGTATGAAGTGGACGGCAAGGTCCAGGACACCGTGATTGCCGTCCGTGAGCTGAACCCGGACGGCCTGAGCGCCAACCAGCAGTCCTGGCTGAACCGGCACGTGGTCTACACCCACGGCTACGGCGTGGTGGCGGCCAAAGGCAACAAGTTCACGGCCGACGGCAAACCCGAGTTCCTGCAGGCCGGCATCCCGTCCACCGGAGTCCTCGGCACAGATGCGACCTATCAGCCCCGGATCTACTTCGGCGAAAACTCGCCCGAGTACTCGATCGTCGGAGCCCCGGACGGTGCGCCGCACCGTGAGCAGGACCGCCCCGCCGGCAAGGAAGGTGACGGCGAAACCCAGTACACCTTCACCGGAAACGGCGGACCGAACGTCGGCAGCTTCTTCAACAAGGTCCTTTACGCGGTCAAGTTCCAGTCCTCCGACCTCTTGCTGTCCGACGGAGTGAACGCCGACTCGCAGATCCTCTACGACCGCAACCCGCGGGACCGAGTTGAAAAGGTGGCGCCGTACCTCACGGTCGACGGAAACGCCTACCCGGCAGTAGTGGACGGCCGGGTCAAGTGGATCGTGGACGGATACACCACCAGCCAGTACTACCCGTATTCCCAGCAGGAGCAGCTTTCCGCGGCAACCGCTGATTCGCAGACCACGGCCGGGCGCACCGTCGCCTTGCCGAACAGCTCGGTCAACTACATCCGCAACTCCGTGAAGGCAACCGTTGACGCCTACGACGGTTCCGTCACGCTGTATGCCTGGGATGACCAGGATCCGGTGCTGAAGGCCTGGCAGAACATCTTCCCCACTTCCCTGAAGCCGTACTCGGAGATGTCCGGCGCACTCATGAGCCACGTCCGGTACCCCGAAGACCTGTTCAAGGTCCAGCGCGAGCTGCTGGGCCGCTACCACGTCACCCAGCCGGATAACTTCTACACGAACAACGACGCGTGGTCCGTGCCGAACGATCCCACGGTCAAGGACGAGGTCAAGCAGCCGCCGTTCTACATGTCGCTGAAGATGCCGGACCAGGACAAGCCTGCCTTCCAGCTCACGTCGTCGTTCATTCCGCAGGTGGTCAACGGCACCGCCCGCAACGTGCTGTACGGATTCCTCGCCGCGGATTCGGACGCCGGCAACCAGAAGGGCGTCAAGGCCGAAAGCTACGGCCAGCTCAGGCTCCTGCAGATTCCGCCGGAAGCCCAGGTGCCCGGCCCCGGCCAGGCGCAGAACAAGTTCAACTCGGATCCCACTGTGTCGCAGGCCCTGAACCTGCTCCGGCAGGGCGCGTCCGCCGTCCTCAACGGCAACCTGCTGACCCTTCCGGTGGGCGGCGGTCTGCTCTATGTGCAGCCCGTTTACCTGCGGTCCACGGGTGAAACCTCGTACCCCACACTGCAGCGCGTGCTGGTGGCCTTCGGCGACAAGATCGGTTTCGCGGCAACACTCGATGAGGCGCTCAACCAGCTCTTCGGTGGCCAGTCGGGCGCCCAGGCCGGTGACTTTGCCAATAACGGGCAGACGCCGCCCGCAACCGGGGGAAGCACCCCGCCTGCCACCGGCAGCACGGATGCCAAGGCGGACCTCAAGGCCGCGCTGGACGAAGCGAACGCAGCCATCAAGGCCGGCCAGGACGCCCTCGCGAAGGGTGATTTTGCAGGCTACGGTGAGCAGCAGAAGAAACTGTCCGCTGCTCTGCAAAAGGCGATCGACGCCGAAGCTAAGCTCGGGACTGGTTCTGCAGCTCCGACGCAGGGGGCAACTCCGGCGCCGACAGCGGCCCCGTCGGCGGCAGCCTCGCCGTCGTCCTCTCCCGGCAACTGA
- a CDS encoding cytochrome b/b6 domain-containing protein: MSLPTKKKSGTAKSKWAKLYWAVPAVLVALLLVVLLAKWATGLGGVKEFLVEYPGHAELPEGAPVGFPAWLAWQHFLNGFFLLLIIRSGWQVRTQTRPAAYWTRNNKGPVRTRNAPTKISLELWFHLTLDALWILNGIVFAILVFATGQWVRIVPTSWDVFPNALSAALQYASLNWPTENGWVNYNALQLLTYFVTVFIAAPLAFISGLRTSSAWPKKAAALNKAYPIEVARAIHFPVMIYFVAFIVVHVFLVLATGALRNLNHMYGGSDDVSWVGFGIFAASVAVMVAAWFLARPLFLRPIASLMGKVSNR; encoded by the coding sequence ATGTCACTACCAACCAAGAAGAAGTCCGGAACTGCAAAGAGCAAGTGGGCCAAGCTGTACTGGGCAGTGCCGGCTGTGCTCGTTGCCCTGCTTCTCGTGGTGCTGCTCGCGAAGTGGGCCACAGGGCTCGGCGGCGTCAAGGAGTTCCTGGTGGAATACCCGGGCCATGCGGAGCTGCCCGAAGGCGCTCCAGTGGGCTTCCCGGCCTGGTTGGCCTGGCAGCACTTCCTAAATGGCTTCTTCCTGCTGCTGATCATCCGTTCCGGGTGGCAGGTGCGTACCCAAACCCGGCCTGCGGCCTATTGGACCCGGAACAACAAGGGCCCGGTCCGCACCAGGAACGCCCCGACGAAAATCAGCCTGGAGCTATGGTTCCACCTGACCCTGGACGCACTGTGGATCCTTAACGGGATTGTGTTCGCAATCCTCGTCTTTGCCACCGGACAGTGGGTGCGGATCGTGCCTACAAGCTGGGACGTCTTCCCCAACGCGCTCTCTGCCGCACTCCAGTACGCCTCCCTGAACTGGCCCACGGAGAACGGCTGGGTCAACTACAACGCCCTTCAGCTGCTGACCTACTTCGTGACTGTCTTCATCGCGGCCCCGCTGGCCTTTATCTCCGGCCTGCGGACATCTTCCGCGTGGCCCAAGAAAGCCGCCGCCCTCAACAAGGCCTACCCGATCGAGGTGGCACGCGCGATCCATTTCCCCGTGATGATCTACTTTGTGGCCTTCATCGTGGTCCATGTGTTCCTGGTCCTGGCGACGGGCGCCCTGCGGAACCTCAACCACATGTACGGGGGCAGTGACGACGTCAGCTGGGTCGGGTTCGGCATCTTTGCGGCATCGGTCGCGGTAATGGTCGCAGCCTGGTTCCTGGCACGCCCGCTCTTCCTGCGCCCGATTGCGTCCCTCATGGGCAAGGTCAGCAACCGCTGA
- a CDS encoding TPM domain-containing protein has product MRSKFKRLLAVIGLAGLLAVPATAAWAEDPVTIPSGQNIVDDAKVLGNRQADVQDAIQKLLKDHKYNLYVVTVKTFENPADPKTWAQEVAKNKGMGKADVILAMSDDGKYYFAPNSASSIASKTSTISQNAVASNLGAGKRDFAQAAIDTASAVGDAASGGSGNVSSGDGAGTAVLVGTGVVAAGGVGAYLYFRNRRKKAAVASSASYGPQGAELDPLASLSVEDLRKKSGPLLIEADNAINSSEQELGFAQAQYGDAAVGNFTKALQEAKGHMSESFKLQQQLDDHIPDTEEQQRSWLGEIIRRSEAALASLQEQKADFDSLRELEKNAPQALATVNAGATEADARIATAEQTLAALRGKYADSALVQVSDNIGQAKERLAFVQNASSTARDKLAAGEGSLAAVAVRAAEESLHQTKVLLEAITKVSGNLDEARNSLEAAVADTSQDLAQAKAIIQSGAHPELAGPVAAVEAALAQVKTEIQGGKIDPIATLERVETAHQSLDQALTGIRDQQEQARRAQASLQQTIMSAQAQISATSDYITARRGGVGTEARTRLAEAQRNLDYALSISRNDPVTALTYAQQAHALAAQAAQLAQGDVDSFGYANQGYGRGGMFGGGGGGGGLGGAILGGILINSILNGGSGGGWGGGHSDGGGWGGGDFGGGGGDFGGGDFGGGDSGSF; this is encoded by the coding sequence ATGCGGTCTAAGTTCAAACGTCTCCTCGCCGTGATCGGCCTTGCCGGGCTGCTGGCGGTTCCCGCCACTGCCGCCTGGGCCGAAGATCCGGTGACTATCCCGTCCGGCCAAAACATCGTGGACGACGCAAAGGTGTTAGGAAACCGCCAGGCGGACGTCCAGGACGCCATCCAGAAGCTGCTGAAGGACCACAAGTACAACCTGTATGTGGTCACCGTTAAGACTTTCGAGAACCCCGCGGACCCCAAGACATGGGCCCAGGAAGTGGCGAAAAATAAGGGCATGGGTAAGGCCGACGTCATTCTGGCGATGTCGGACGACGGGAAATACTACTTCGCGCCGAACTCAGCGAGTTCCATAGCCTCCAAAACGAGCACCATCTCGCAGAACGCGGTGGCGAGCAACTTGGGAGCTGGAAAACGCGATTTCGCCCAGGCGGCCATCGACACCGCCTCGGCCGTGGGTGACGCGGCCAGCGGTGGCAGCGGCAACGTGTCCTCGGGCGACGGCGCAGGAACTGCCGTCCTGGTCGGTACCGGGGTGGTTGCAGCGGGCGGTGTCGGGGCCTACCTCTACTTCCGTAACCGCCGCAAGAAGGCCGCTGTGGCCTCCAGTGCCAGCTACGGCCCGCAGGGCGCAGAGCTGGACCCGCTTGCTTCGCTGAGCGTGGAGGACCTGCGCAAGAAGAGCGGCCCGCTGCTTATTGAGGCCGATAACGCCATCAACTCGAGCGAGCAGGAACTCGGCTTCGCCCAGGCACAGTACGGCGATGCCGCCGTCGGGAACTTCACCAAAGCGCTGCAGGAAGCCAAGGGCCACATGTCTGAGTCGTTCAAACTGCAGCAGCAGCTTGACGACCACATCCCGGACACTGAGGAGCAGCAGCGAAGCTGGCTCGGCGAGATCATCCGCCGCTCCGAGGCCGCCCTGGCATCCCTCCAGGAACAAAAGGCCGATTTCGATTCGCTCCGTGAACTCGAAAAGAATGCACCGCAGGCCCTCGCCACAGTGAACGCCGGCGCCACGGAAGCAGACGCCCGGATCGCGACGGCGGAGCAGACCCTTGCGGCGCTCCGCGGGAAGTACGCGGACAGCGCCCTGGTCCAGGTCTCGGACAACATCGGCCAGGCCAAGGAAAGGCTGGCGTTCGTGCAGAATGCCAGCTCCACGGCCCGGGACAAGCTGGCGGCCGGGGAGGGCAGCCTCGCTGCCGTTGCCGTGCGCGCCGCGGAGGAAAGCCTGCACCAGACCAAGGTACTGCTCGAAGCCATCACGAAGGTCTCCGGAAACCTGGACGAGGCACGCAACAGCCTCGAGGCGGCAGTTGCTGACACTTCGCAGGACCTGGCGCAGGCCAAGGCCATCATTCAGTCCGGGGCCCACCCGGAACTGGCGGGCCCCGTAGCCGCTGTGGAAGCAGCACTGGCACAGGTAAAGACCGAAATCCAGGGTGGCAAGATTGATCCGATTGCCACTCTGGAGCGGGTTGAGACGGCCCATCAGTCGCTGGACCAGGCCCTCACCGGCATCCGCGACCAGCAGGAACAGGCCCGCCGCGCGCAGGCGTCGCTGCAGCAGACCATCATGTCGGCACAGGCGCAGATCAGCGCCACGTCGGACTACATCACTGCGCGTCGCGGAGGCGTGGGTACCGAGGCCCGGACCCGTCTGGCCGAAGCACAGCGAAACCTCGACTACGCCCTGTCCATTTCCCGCAATGATCCCGTCACGGCGCTCACGTATGCCCAGCAGGCGCACGCCCTTGCCGCGCAGGCAGCGCAGCTGGCCCAGGGCGATGTGGACAGCTTCGGCTACGCCAACCAGGGCTACGGCCGCGGCGGAATGTTCGGCGGCGGCGGTGGGGGCGGCGGCCTCGGCGGCGCCATCCTCGGCGGCATCCTCATCAACTCCATCCTCAACGGTGGCAGCGGAGGTGGCTGGGGCGGCGGCCACAGCGACGGCGGGGGCTGGGGCGGCGGTGATTTCGGCGGCGGCGGAGGAGACTTTGGCGGCGGCGATTTCGGCGGCGGTGACTCCGGCAGCTTCTAG
- the nudC gene encoding NAD(+) diphosphatase translates to MDTVLPVRPALVDRGSGARMKPGMVEAVVGSGTARAMVLSHRQALVCGDSLLLMEAAGLAESLHQAGSPPSMMIYLGSALQGSDLAEGTELVLFVLDEPFEVHAEQFERGIAGIPADAVWTGFREIAARLNATDTALFVEASAIANWHATHLHCPRCGAATLVEAGGWVRRCPADNSEHYPRTDPAIIVTVVGPDDRLLLGGGGPLDAKNYSTLAGFVEPGESLEQAVVREIQEEVGVRVTAAQYLGSQSWPFPASLMLGFTATTADTEATPDGVEVTRARWFSRAELQEAVLRGEIVISSRLSIARSLIEHWYGGVIRDRPADT, encoded by the coding sequence ATGGACACCGTCCTTCCCGTCCGCCCTGCGTTGGTTGACCGCGGATCCGGTGCCCGCATGAAGCCGGGAATGGTTGAGGCCGTGGTCGGCTCCGGAACAGCACGCGCCATGGTGCTCTCCCACCGGCAGGCCCTGGTCTGCGGCGATAGCCTGCTGCTGATGGAGGCTGCCGGCCTGGCGGAGAGCCTCCATCAGGCCGGATCGCCCCCGTCGATGATGATTTACCTCGGTTCCGCCCTGCAAGGTTCGGACCTGGCAGAGGGCACGGAGCTAGTGCTCTTCGTCCTGGACGAACCTTTCGAAGTCCATGCCGAACAGTTTGAGCGGGGGATCGCCGGGATACCGGCCGACGCCGTGTGGACGGGTTTCCGCGAAATCGCGGCCCGCCTGAATGCCACGGATACCGCCCTGTTCGTCGAAGCCAGCGCCATCGCAAACTGGCATGCCACACACCTGCACTGCCCTCGGTGCGGCGCCGCAACGCTCGTGGAGGCCGGCGGCTGGGTCCGCCGCTGCCCCGCGGACAACTCCGAGCATTACCCCCGGACCGATCCCGCCATCATCGTCACCGTGGTTGGCCCGGATGACCGGCTCCTGCTGGGCGGCGGCGGGCCGCTGGACGCAAAGAACTATTCCACCCTGGCCGGATTCGTGGAGCCGGGGGAATCCCTCGAACAGGCAGTCGTGCGCGAAATCCAGGAGGAAGTAGGAGTGCGGGTCACTGCCGCCCAGTACCTGGGCTCCCAGTCGTGGCCGTTCCCGGCCTCGCTGATGCTGGGGTTCACCGCCACAACAGCCGACACGGAAGCAACGCCCGACGGCGTGGAGGTCACCCGGGCCCGGTGGTTCAGCCGTGCGGAACTCCAGGAAGCCGTGCTTAGGGGTGAGATCGTCATTTCCAGCAGGCTGTCCATTGCCCGGTCACTCATTGAACATTGGTATGGCGGCGTCATCCGGGACCGTCCCGCCGACACTTGA
- a CDS encoding PspA/IM30 family protein yields the protein MKQSIFGRMAQLAKANINSLLDQAEDPQKMLDQMVRDYTNNIAEAESAVAQTIGNLRMLQDDYNEDIKNAHDWGNKALAASRKADEYRSSGDAADAQKFDNLAKVAIQRQMSAENEAKAAEPSIASQSEVVDKLKSGLDQMKGKLNELTSKRNELVARSKTAAAQSQVHDALKSIDFMDPTSEVGRFEEKIRREEAKVRGQQELAASSLDAQFNQLEDLGEQTEIEARLAALKSGGAKPAIGSSASSSAASSTVEEADFDKL from the coding sequence ATGAAGCAGTCCATTTTCGGCCGCATGGCGCAGCTCGCGAAGGCGAACATCAACTCCTTGCTGGACCAGGCCGAAGACCCGCAGAAGATGCTGGACCAGATGGTCCGGGACTACACGAACAACATTGCCGAAGCTGAGTCCGCCGTGGCGCAGACCATCGGCAACCTGCGGATGCTCCAGGACGACTACAACGAGGACATCAAGAACGCCCACGACTGGGGCAACAAGGCTTTGGCGGCGTCCCGCAAGGCTGATGAGTACCGGAGCAGCGGCGATGCAGCCGATGCCCAGAAGTTCGACAATCTGGCCAAGGTGGCCATTCAGCGCCAGATGAGCGCGGAGAACGAAGCGAAAGCTGCCGAACCCAGCATCGCCTCACAGTCCGAGGTGGTGGACAAGCTCAAGTCCGGCCTGGACCAGATGAAGGGCAAGCTCAACGAGCTGACCAGCAAGCGAAACGAACTGGTGGCCCGCTCCAAGACCGCCGCCGCGCAGTCCCAGGTGCACGACGCCCTCAAGAGCATCGACTTCATGGACCCCACCAGCGAGGTGGGCCGCTTCGAAGAGAAAATCCGCCGCGAAGAAGCCAAAGTCCGCGGCCAGCAGGAGCTGGCCGCTTCCAGCCTGGACGCACAGTTCAACCAGCTGGAAGACCTCGGCGAACAGACCGAGATCGAGGCACGGCTTGCTGCCCTGAAGTCAGGCGGAGCGAAGCCGGCGATTGGATCATCGGCGAGCTCCTCTGCAGCCAGTTCCACCGTTGAGGAAGCTGACTTCGACAAGCTGTAG